The Xenopus tropicalis strain Nigerian chromosome 7, UCB_Xtro_10.0, whole genome shotgun sequence genome includes a region encoding these proteins:
- the LOC116412365 gene encoding flocculation protein FLO11-like, translating to TTPLTSTEVPSTTTETTSATHTTPSASSLSTEQKTTAVTHETKSATKPLTSTEVPSTTTETSSASHTTPSSATTPLASTEVPSTTTETTSATHTTPSSVTTPSTSTEVPSTSSETSSATHTTPSASSLSTEQKTTAVTHETQSATTPLASTEVPSTTTETTSATHTTPSASSISTKQETTAVTQETQSVTTPSTSTEVPSTSSKTSSATHTTPSASSLSTEQKTTAVTHETQSATKPLTSTEVPSTTTETSSASHTTPSVSSITTEQKTTAVTHEIQSATKPLTSTEVPSTTTETSSASHTTPSVSSITTEQKTTAVPHGTQILSRKQLL from the exons actacaccactaactagtactgaagtgccatcaaccactactgaaacaaccagtgcaactcatactacaccttcagcttcatcccttagtactgagcagaagacaactgctgtaacacatgaaacCAAGAGTGCTACTAAACCactaactagtactgaagtgccatcaaccactacaGAAACTTCCAGTGCAAGTCACACTACACCTTCT agtgctactacaccactagctagtactgaagtgccatcaaccactactgaaacaaccagtgcaactcatactacaccttca AGTGTTACTACACCATcaactagtactgaagtgccgTCAACCAGTAGTGAAACATCCAGTGCAactcatactacaccttcagcttcatcccttagtactgagcagaagacaactgctgtaacacatgaaacccagagtgctactacaccactagctagtactgaagtgccatcaaccactactgaaacaaccagtgcaactcatactacaccttcagcttcatccaTTAGTACTAAGCAGGAAACAACTGCTGTAACGCAAGAAACCCAGAGTGTTACTACACCATcaactagtactgaagtgccgTCAACCAGTAGTAAAACATCCAGTGCAactcatactacaccttcagcttcatcccttagtactgagcagaagacaactgctgtaacacatgaaacccagagtgctactaaaccactaactagtactgaagtgccatcaaccactacaGAAACTTCCAGTGCAAGTCACACTACACCTTCAGTTTCATCTATTActactgagcagaagacaactgctgtaacacatgaaaTCCAGAGTGCTACTAAACCactaactagtactgaagtgccatcaaccactactgaAACTTCCAGTGCAAGTCATACTACACCTTCAGTTTCATCTATTActactgagcagaagacaactgctgtaCCACATGGAACCCAGA TACTAAGCAGGAAACAACTGCTGTAA